One window of the Flavobacteriaceae bacterium YJPT1-3 genome contains the following:
- a CDS encoding phosphoribosylpyrophosphate synthetase: MKKDFDTLSEATRALQKDGYTLDFNLADEGVQCKALNAMYNADELQVDSYYRFEGKANPADNSIVYALSTGDGKKGILVDGYGAKSQSVSPEIIDLLKIERD; the protein is encoded by the coding sequence ATGAAAAAAGATTTTGACACCTTAAGTGAAGCGACCAGAGCGTTGCAAAAAGATGGATATACCCTCGATTTTAATTTAGCTGACGAAGGCGTCCAGTGTAAGGCACTTAATGCTATGTATAATGCTGATGAATTGCAGGTAGATTCTTATTATCGCTTTGAAGGAAAAGCCAATCCTGCCGATAATAGTATTGTCTATGCGTTGAGCACGGGAGACGGTAAAAAAGGTATTTTGGTAGATGGTTACGGGGCAAAATCGCAAAGCGTTTCACCGGAGATTATTGATCTGCTCAAAATTGAGCGCGATTAA
- the gap gene encoding type I glyceraldehyde-3-phosphate dehydrogenase has product MAQKQLRIGINGFGRIGRRVFRLMADDSRFKVVAINDVVSAATLIHLLKYDSIHGIFQEDFEATETGFQWSGGAVRVTQIPTPGQIPWSEEQVDVVVECSGKFKNRTSLQGHLQQGVQRVILSVPPDDDSIPTVVMGVNDDQLQEEALIISNASCTTNNAAPMIQVVRELCGVEAAYITTVHSYTTDQSLHDQPHRDLRRARAAGQSIVPTTTGAAKALTKIFPDLASTIGGCGIRVPVPNGSLTDMTLMVKENTTIEAVNAAFAKAAEGSSKGLLEYTEVPLVSVDIIGNTHSCVFDAQMTSVIGKMVKLIGWYDNETGYAMRIIDLISRVSLE; this is encoded by the coding sequence ATGGCTCAAAAACAATTGAGGATAGGGATCAATGGCTTTGGACGTATTGGAAGACGAGTATTCCGACTGATGGCTGATGATTCCCGCTTTAAAGTGGTTGCGATCAATGACGTTGTATCAGCCGCTACCCTCATTCATTTGTTGAAGTATGACAGTATACACGGTATCTTCCAAGAAGATTTTGAAGCTACCGAAACGGGTTTCCAATGGTCCGGTGGCGCTGTACGTGTTACGCAGATCCCCACTCCGGGACAGATTCCGTGGAGCGAAGAGCAAGTAGATGTCGTAGTCGAATGCAGCGGGAAATTTAAAAACCGTACGAGTTTACAGGGGCATTTGCAGCAAGGGGTGCAAAGGGTTATTCTCTCCGTTCCACCGGACGATGACTCAATCCCAACTGTAGTCATGGGAGTGAATGATGATCAGCTTCAGGAAGAGGCTTTGATCATTTCCAACGCCTCCTGCACCACAAATAACGCCGCCCCCATGATCCAGGTCGTACGCGAACTGTGCGGAGTGGAAGCCGCCTACATCACCACCGTACACAGCTACACCACCGATCAAAGTCTACACGATCAACCGCATCGCGATTTGCGCCGCGCCCGAGCCGCCGGTCAAAGCATCGTACCGACCACCACAGGAGCCGCCAAGGCCCTCACGAAGATCTTTCCCGATTTAGCCAGCACCATTGGAGGTTGCGGCATTCGGGTTCCTGTGCCCAACGGTTCGCTTACAGATATGACCTTAATGGTTAAGGAGAACACCACGATAGAAGCGGTTAATGCAGCTTTCGCGAAAGCGGCCGAAGGTTCCTCAAAAGGACTTTTAGAATACACTGAAGTACCACTGGTTTCGGTCGACATCATTGGAAATACCCACTCCTGCGTCTTTGATGCACAGATGACCTCGGTCATTGGGAAGATGGTCAAGCTGATCGGTTGGTACGATAACGAAACTGGCTACGCCATGCGGATTATCGATTTAATTTCCCGCGTTTCACTAGAATAG
- a CDS encoding fasciclin domain-containing protein → MKIKIGILGLAMAAMMMTACEDTKKKAEEEKAQMEMQAEQEAAAAKEAQMEKERMEMEANSIAAKAMATESLSTLVTALQAADLATMMKEEGDYTVFAPTNDAFAKLPKGTLDNLLKPENKAGLAGILKYHVVSGEVMAGDLIEAINQSDDKQYVIKPVGGGEITAMLKGGNVMLKDGQGNTATVIQADVDASNGVVHVIDRVIMAKNK, encoded by the coding sequence ATGAAGATTAAGATAGGAATTTTGGGACTTGCAATGGCAGCCATGATGATGACCGCCTGCGAAGACACCAAGAAAAAAGCAGAAGAAGAGAAAGCTCAAATGGAGATGCAAGCAGAGCAAGAAGCTGCTGCAGCTAAAGAGGCTCAAATGGAAAAAGAGCGCATGGAGATGGAAGCTAATAGTATTGCAGCCAAAGCCATGGCTACGGAATCATTAAGTACGCTAGTAACTGCATTACAAGCTGCTGATCTTGCGACCATGATGAAAGAAGAAGGCGATTACACGGTATTTGCTCCAACCAATGACGCTTTCGCGAAATTACCCAAAGGTACTCTAGACAATCTGCTCAAGCCGGAAAATAAAGCTGGATTAGCGGGAATCTTGAAGTATCACGTGGTGAGCGGAGAAGTTATGGCCGGTGATCTGATCGAAGCGATCAATCAATCGGATGACAAGCAATATGTGATCAAGCCCGTTGGTGGAGGCGAAATTACAGCTATGCTAAAAGGCGGAAATGTAATGTTAAAGGATGGTCAAGGGAACACAGCAACTGTGATCCAGGCTGATGTAGATGCCTCCAATGGAGTAGTACACGTTATTGACCGTGTCATCATGGCCAAAAATAAATAA
- a CDS encoding T9SS type A sorting domain-containing protein codes for MIAASISGGVHRTTDGGVSWTRTTSDQEVFSATTVVQDPRPGFQNIWYYGSGEFFGNSASLSGAFYYGNGIWQSDDGGQNWTKIPSTDSEFTQFDSDFDIIHEIDVHPVTGELFAATTTGILRFNGTEWINELPTSGPEWTSLTITSTGRVYAAIGGDAPNAEQGVWTSEDGQLDFVRIATDGDPLEWGATGRIVLDHAPSSENLVYALFVNGISEGIEADLWRYDLNTDVWTDFTSTMPDEAGGDLRGNDPFAVQGGYDLVVSVKPDDPNFVIIGGTNAYKIGDIETEAQFVRIGGYNSNSNYALWDTTDGDEHHPDIHSIVFSPFNNLVVYTGTDGGVHRTDAIDSAGRIDWVNLNNNFRSYQYYHVAIEPNVQPDRDIVIGGAQDNGTTAGGFATSPDMESLSSVFGGDGVAVSISDDDDCLPFFLGSQGGQIVRDCPVGADITPDESASQFVTYWFLDPVNTNALYYAGRNRLFRTTSSTTVASDTWDNMSTIGNIPGESPNTEFIQSMTTPWINYDPATSYLLIGGDEGGIYRLDDPQNANNLVSATDITPPGVTRTFPSIVSGLAVHPTNPDIAIASYSNYGIPSIFITTNVRDAEPTWVQVERNLEINSVRSVAITENNGETLYFAGTARGLYSSPDPMTQDWSIEAVDEVGFALISDLKYRPEDSKLLIGTHGSGMFETKIEGTLSSPDFEQSTTAFVISPNPTTEVLTLNLDPVLSINAINYQIVDVSGKVIDSGALEGSQRSINVAKLAQGLYFIEVELDGRKEAKRFIKK; via the coding sequence TTGATCGCTGCCAGCATTAGCGGAGGTGTTCACAGAACCACTGATGGTGGTGTTTCCTGGACGCGCACGACCTCTGATCAGGAGGTGTTCAGTGCAACCACTGTTGTTCAGGATCCTCGACCTGGATTTCAGAACATCTGGTACTATGGTTCTGGAGAGTTTTTTGGCAATAGCGCTTCACTGTCTGGTGCTTTTTATTACGGTAATGGGATCTGGCAGTCGGACGACGGAGGACAAAATTGGACAAAAATCCCAAGCACGGATAGCGAATTCACACAATTTGACAGCGATTTTGATATTATCCATGAAATCGATGTCCATCCCGTAACCGGTGAATTATTTGCAGCAACCACAACCGGGATTTTACGTTTTAACGGAACGGAATGGATCAATGAACTTCCCACTTCAGGGCCGGAATGGACCAGTTTAACCATTACGAGTACCGGCCGGGTATATGCGGCCATAGGCGGGGATGCGCCAAATGCCGAGCAAGGGGTCTGGACCTCTGAAGATGGTCAGCTTGATTTTGTACGAATCGCCACTGATGGAGATCCTCTCGAATGGGGCGCTACCGGCCGTATCGTGCTCGATCATGCCCCCAGCAGTGAAAATTTAGTATACGCCTTATTCGTCAACGGCATTAGCGAAGGGATAGAAGCTGATCTTTGGCGCTATGATTTAAATACTGATGTTTGGACAGACTTTACGAGTACCATGCCGGATGAAGCGGGCGGAGATCTGAGAGGCAATGATCCCTTTGCCGTACAGGGTGGATATGATCTGGTCGTCAGCGTGAAACCGGATGATCCAAACTTTGTGATCATTGGAGGTACCAATGCCTACAAAATAGGAGATATAGAGACAGAGGCCCAATTTGTTCGTATAGGAGGATACAATAGTAATTCCAATTACGCCCTTTGGGATACTACCGACGGAGATGAGCACCATCCCGATATTCACAGCATTGTATTCAGTCCGTTCAACAACCTGGTGGTCTACACGGGTACTGATGGAGGGGTGCACCGCACCGACGCCATCGATAGTGCCGGTCGAATTGACTGGGTCAACCTCAACAACAATTTCCGCTCCTATCAGTATTACCATGTAGCCATTGAACCCAACGTGCAACCTGATCGTGACATCGTCATAGGTGGAGCTCAGGACAACGGAACGACTGCCGGTGGTTTTGCCACCAGCCCGGACATGGAGTCACTTAGTAGTGTATTCGGCGGCGACGGGGTAGCCGTTAGTATTTCAGATGACGACGATTGCTTACCGTTTTTCTTAGGCTCTCAAGGCGGACAGATCGTAAGAGACTGTCCTGTAGGAGCTGACATTACTCCTGACGAAAGTGCCAGTCAATTTGTAACCTATTGGTTCTTAGATCCTGTAAATACCAATGCGCTGTACTATGCGGGACGCAACAGACTCTTCCGAACCACCAGCTCTACTACCGTAGCCAGTGATACCTGGGATAATATGAGTACCATCGGAAATATTCCGGGAGAATCGCCGAATACAGAATTCATTCAGTCCATGACCACCCCCTGGATCAATTACGATCCGGCCACGAGCTATCTGTTGATTGGCGGTGACGAAGGAGGAATCTATCGACTGGATGATCCGCAAAATGCGAATAACTTAGTCTCTGCAACCGATATCACCCCACCGGGTGTGACCCGTACGTTTCCGTCTATCGTAAGTGGATTGGCCGTACACCCTACCAATCCTGATATCGCTATTGCCTCTTATTCGAATTATGGAATTCCGAGTATTTTCATCACGACCAATGTACGTGATGCTGAGCCCACCTGGGTGCAGGTCGAGCGTAACCTGGAGATCAACTCTGTACGATCTGTTGCCATTACAGAAAATAATGGAGAGACTTTGTACTTCGCTGGAACCGCACGTGGCTTATATAGCAGCCCAGATCCCATGACCCAGGATTGGTCTATAGAAGCTGTTGATGAAGTCGGTTTTGCGCTGATCAGCGATTTGAAATACCGTCCGGAAGACAGCAAGTTGTTGATTGGAACACACGGGAGCGGTATGTTTGAGACCAAGATCGAAGGAACCCTATCCAGTCCGGACTTTGAGCAAAGCACAACTGCTTTTGTAATCAGTCCGAACCCTACTACGGAAGTTCTCACTCTGAATCTTGATCCTGTTTTATCGATCAATGCTATTAATTATCAGATCGTGGATGTAAGTGGTAAAGTGATTGATTCCGGAGCACTAGAAGGTTCACAACGCAGCATCAATGTGGCCAAATTAGCGCAGGGCCTTTATTTTATCGAGGTAGAGCTGGACGGTCGTAAAGAAGCGAAGCGATTCATTAAAAAATAA
- a CDS encoding thioredoxin family protein has protein sequence MARTASTMLPLGTSAPDFTLLDTLEQEMISLSDVQGERGTVIMFICNHCPFVKHVLDEIVRVANDYRILGFGFAAISSNDVVNYPQDHPIQMHRIAQEFNFTFPYLYDESQACAKAYQAACTPDFYLFDNELKLVYRGQLDDSRPGNGIPVNGRDLREALDNLFNSRPQSSLQKPSIGCNIKWKDSSNPALSAD, from the coding sequence ATGGCTCGAACTGCTTCAACCATGCTACCCTTAGGAACTTCTGCTCCTGATTTTACCCTGCTCGATACTCTGGAGCAGGAGATGATCTCGCTGAGCGATGTTCAGGGAGAACGCGGCACGGTAATCATGTTTATTTGCAATCATTGCCCCTTCGTCAAACATGTACTTGATGAAATTGTACGCGTTGCCAATGATTATCGCATTCTGGGTTTTGGTTTTGCTGCGATCAGCAGCAATGACGTAGTGAATTACCCCCAGGATCATCCCATTCAGATGCACCGTATAGCTCAGGAATTCAACTTTACTTTTCCCTACCTCTACGATGAGAGTCAAGCTTGCGCGAAAGCCTATCAGGCTGCCTGTACTCCTGATTTCTACTTGTTTGACAACGAATTGAAACTGGTCTATAGAGGTCAGCTGGATGATTCCCGTCCAGGCAATGGAATACCGGTCAACGGAAGGGATCTTCGTGAAGCCCTGGATAATCTATTCAACAGTCGGCCGCAGTCCAGTCTTCAAAAACCCAGCATCGGCTGCAATATCAAGTGGAAGGATTCCTCCAACCCCGCTTTGTCAGCAGATTGA
- the lipA gene encoding lipoyl synthase, which yields METETGAVPKRQPKPKWLRVKLPTGKKYTELRSLVDKYDLHTICTSGSCPNMGECWSEGTATFMILGNICTRSCGFCGVKTGRPETVDWEEPEKVARSIKLMKIKHAVLTSVDRDDLKDMGSIIWAETVRAVRRMNPETTLETLIPDFQGVTKNIDRIVEVSPEVVSHNMETVKRLTREVRIQAKYERSLEVLRYLKQEGINRTKSGIMLGLGEQEEEVLQTMEDLREAQVDVVTIGQYLQPSKRHLPVKQFITPDQFKKYEEAGLAMGFRHVESGALVRSSYKAHKHIL from the coding sequence ATGGAAACAGAAACTGGTGCAGTCCCTAAACGTCAGCCAAAACCCAAGTGGTTACGTGTCAAATTACCTACAGGTAAAAAGTACACCGAATTACGCAGTTTGGTCGATAAATACGATCTGCATACCATTTGTACCTCGGGCAGTTGTCCCAATATGGGCGAATGCTGGAGCGAGGGAACGGCAACGTTTATGATCTTAGGGAACATCTGTACCCGCTCTTGTGGATTTTGCGGAGTGAAAACCGGTCGGCCGGAAACGGTTGATTGGGAAGAGCCCGAAAAAGTGGCGCGATCCATAAAATTGATGAAGATCAAGCATGCGGTTCTTACTTCCGTGGACCGTGATGATTTGAAAGACATGGGATCGATCATATGGGCAGAAACGGTACGTGCGGTACGCCGCATGAATCCGGAAACTACTCTGGAAACCTTGATCCCCGATTTTCAAGGCGTTACTAAAAACATCGATCGGATTGTCGAAGTAAGTCCGGAAGTGGTTTCCCACAATATGGAAACCGTAAAACGATTGACTCGCGAGGTTCGCATCCAGGCGAAGTACGAGCGCAGCCTCGAAGTGTTGCGTTACTTAAAGCAAGAAGGAATTAACCGAACCAAGTCCGGGATCATGCTCGGATTGGGAGAACAGGAAGAAGAAGTCCTTCAAACCATGGAAGATTTGCGCGAGGCTCAGGTAGACGTGGTCACCATCGGCCAATACCTTCAACCTTCTAAACGCCATCTGCCGGTCAAACAATTCATCACGCCTGATCAGTTCAAAAAATACGAAGAAGCCGGTCTGGCCATGGGCTTCCGGCACGTGGAGAGTGGCGCCTTAGTGCGTTCTTCATACAAAGCTCACAAGCACATCCTCTAA
- a CDS encoding glycosyltransferase, with the protein MNQPELLFILTYAVILLINLAFYGYMLRLVFHKPVTPPFSKHQPVSIILCAKNEVENLRQHLPLLLEQRHPQFEIVLINDASSDGSGALMDEFASRNEQIQVVHVENNEAFWTSKKYALTLGIKRAKYDHLLFTDADCRPNSEQWLEAMTRPLASPDNDLVLGYGGYESRPGLLNALIRYETLLTAAQYLGYALHGNAYMGVGRNLAYKASLFYKHNGFVDHIKVAAGDDDLFVNQATNASNTAVVIAPEAFTYSKPKTTWKSWILQKRRHIGVAGHYAIKHKLSLGLFFVTQWLSVFGWILLLLCSDQPLLILGLVGVRYLVVMLVLGAMAKKLKENALIPLIPIYEWLIICMQWFIFIKNIIHKPVRWK; encoded by the coding sequence TTGAATCAGCCTGAACTGCTTTTCATCCTGACCTATGCGGTCATTTTGCTTATCAATTTAGCCTTCTACGGCTATATGTTACGGTTGGTCTTCCATAAGCCAGTAACTCCCCCCTTTTCGAAACATCAGCCGGTCTCGATCATTCTTTGCGCAAAAAATGAAGTGGAAAACCTTCGTCAGCATCTGCCCCTGCTTCTAGAGCAAAGACATCCACAATTTGAGATCGTGTTGATCAACGATGCATCTAGTGACGGTAGCGGGGCTTTGATGGACGAATTTGCAAGCCGTAATGAGCAAATACAGGTGGTTCATGTGGAGAATAATGAAGCCTTTTGGACCAGTAAAAAATATGCGCTTACGCTAGGCATTAAACGAGCGAAGTACGATCATTTACTGTTTACCGACGCTGATTGTCGGCCCAATTCAGAACAGTGGCTGGAAGCTATGACCCGGCCCCTGGCCTCCCCAGACAACGATCTGGTACTTGGCTATGGCGGATACGAAAGCCGGCCCGGCTTATTGAACGCACTCATCCGCTATGAGACCCTACTGACCGCAGCCCAGTACTTGGGCTATGCACTGCACGGCAATGCCTATATGGGAGTGGGACGTAATCTGGCTTACAAGGCCTCGCTCTTCTATAAGCATAACGGTTTTGTGGATCATATTAAAGTAGCCGCAGGAGATGATGATCTCTTTGTCAATCAGGCGACCAATGCCTCCAATACAGCTGTGGTCATCGCCCCGGAAGCCTTCACCTATTCCAAACCTAAAACCACCTGGAAGTCCTGGATACTGCAGAAACGCCGGCATATTGGCGTGGCCGGGCATTACGCAATCAAACATAAACTAAGTTTGGGGCTGTTCTTTGTTACCCAATGGCTCAGTGTGTTTGGATGGATCCTACTACTCTTGTGTAGTGACCAACCACTCCTAATCCTTGGATTAGTAGGAGTAAGATATCTGGTAGTGATGCTCGTACTCGGAGCTATGGCTAAAAAACTGAAGGAGAATGCATTGATTCCCCTAATTCCGATTTACGAATGGCTGATCATCTGCATGCAATGGTTTATCTTTATAAAGAATATCATTCATAAGCCGGTGAGGTGGAAGTAA
- a CDS encoding sigma-70 family RNA polymerase sigma factor, with the protein MEVKQDIIQYHIEHALAGAQKSFRFLLNTYWDELYHFQLKRAGDPYEAEEITIQAFAKAFEKLEQYDTSFQFNTWLLTISKHIQIDLARKKKSDCMELTVSNGIKRCCELENEDPSPEDLLIAQQDHNQLQHHLRKLPCHYRQILWQRYFKEYSYKELARANDESLSAVKVKVFRAKRILADSIKELH; encoded by the coding sequence GTGGAAGTAAAACAAGACATCATTCAATACCATATTGAGCATGCTCTTGCCGGAGCTCAAAAATCATTTCGCTTTTTATTGAACACCTATTGGGATGAGCTTTATCATTTCCAACTGAAGCGCGCGGGTGATCCTTATGAGGCGGAGGAAATTACGATACAAGCTTTCGCGAAAGCGTTCGAGAAATTAGAACAGTACGACACTAGCTTTCAATTCAATACCTGGCTGCTGACCATCTCTAAGCATATTCAAATCGATCTGGCCCGGAAGAAAAAATCCGATTGTATGGAGCTTACGGTTTCCAATGGAATTAAGCGCTGTTGCGAATTGGAAAATGAAGATCCAAGTCCGGAAGATCTACTGATTGCGCAGCAAGATCACAATCAGCTGCAACACCACCTACGCAAACTCCCTTGCCACTATCGGCAAATTCTCTGGCAGCGCTATTTTAAGGAGTACTCGTATAAAGAACTCGCTCGTGCCAATGACGAGTCACTGAGTGCCGTTAAAGTAAAAGTTTTCCGAGCAAAACGTATCTTGGCCGACTCAATCAAGGAATTACATTGA
- a CDS encoding membrane or secreted protein, with product MKLLIITLVLLGLAFAGIAIKIWGKKNGEFAGTCASQSPFLNKDGEACSMCGKLPSEMGDCAVEK from the coding sequence ATGAAACTTCTAATTATCACCTTGGTCTTGTTAGGATTAGCGTTTGCCGGGATCGCCATTAAGATCTGGGGCAAAAAGAATGGAGAATTTGCGGGCACCTGTGCCAGCCAAAGTCCGTTTCTAAACAAAGATGGAGAAGCTTGCAGCATGTGCGGCAAACTGCCCTCAGAAATGGGCGACTGTGCCGTTGAAAAGTAA
- a CDS encoding Nramp family divalent metal transporter — MNRFLKKLGPGLIFAGAAIGVSHLVQSTRAGADFGLGLVWALLLINLIKYPFFQFGPRYAAATGNSLLVGYKRLGKGVLIAYIGLTLLTMFTIQTAVTIVTAGIAVYLFGDMASISLWSVIITLLCASILIIGKYHFLDKAMKFIILLLTVSTVLAVGFAFGESTTVLSLQQIIPNNALEIGFLIAFMGWMPAPLDISIWHSLWTREKQKTEERHTKNSLFDFDIGFVGTVFLGLCFMLLGGLVMFGSGTSFSSSGGVFAGQLVEMYTSSLGSWAYWIIGAAALTTMFSTTLTTLDGSPRVMDEAISLLRNKPANLGYSLWLVVLVTGTIIILFFFTNEMGLLVQVATVVSFLTAPFYAICNYLSMTSAEVPEQDQPGRGLRLLSLISILLLIAFSFWYLTTL; from the coding sequence TTGAATCGATTTTTAAAAAAATTAGGTCCGGGTCTCATCTTTGCCGGGGCTGCCATCGGGGTTTCTCATCTCGTTCAAAGCACACGAGCCGGAGCCGATTTTGGGCTCGGACTGGTCTGGGCGCTTCTGCTGATCAATTTGATCAAATATCCGTTTTTCCAATTTGGCCCTCGCTATGCTGCAGCTACCGGAAACAGTCTGCTGGTGGGTTATAAGCGACTTGGTAAAGGTGTTCTGATCGCCTACATTGGTTTGACGCTGCTCACCATGTTCACCATACAAACGGCAGTGACCATTGTCACTGCAGGAATCGCGGTATACCTCTTTGGAGACATGGCCAGCATTAGCCTCTGGAGTGTGATCATTACCCTGCTTTGCGCCAGCATCCTGATCATTGGGAAATATCATTTTCTAGACAAGGCGATGAAGTTTATCATTCTCCTGCTCACCGTGAGCACAGTCCTCGCTGTGGGCTTCGCCTTTGGAGAAAGCACTACCGTGCTCAGTCTCCAGCAAATCATACCCAACAATGCTCTCGAAATAGGCTTTTTGATTGCTTTTATGGGTTGGATGCCTGCCCCACTGGACATCTCCATTTGGCATTCGCTATGGACGCGCGAAAAGCAGAAAACCGAAGAGCGACATACCAAAAACTCCCTGTTTGATTTTGATATAGGCTTTGTAGGCACAGTTTTTCTCGGGCTCTGTTTTATGCTGCTAGGCGGTCTGGTCATGTTTGGATCAGGAACTTCCTTTTCTTCCAGTGGTGGGGTCTTTGCCGGGCAGTTGGTCGAGATGTACACCTCCAGTCTGGGAAGCTGGGCCTATTGGATTATTGGAGCAGCAGCTCTGACGACCATGTTCAGTACTACCCTGACCACCCTGGACGGCTCCCCGCGGGTGATGGACGAGGCGATCAGCCTACTCCGAAATAAGCCTGCGAATCTGGGCTACTCCTTGTGGTTAGTAGTGCTGGTCACGGGCACCATTATTATCCTGTTCTTCTTCACTAATGAAATGGGGCTGCTGGTGCAAGTGGCTACCGTAGTTTCCTTTCTGACGGCTCCTTTTTATGCGATTTGTAATTACCTGTCCATGACCTCCGCTGAAGTTCCCGAGCAGGATCAACCCGGCCGCGGTCTGCGTCTGTTGAGCCTAATCAGCATTCTCCTACTTATTGCATTTAGCTTTTGGTACCTCACCACCTTATAG
- a CDS encoding putative metal-dependent hydrolase yields the protein MSLEKERYPIGKFQVPTQISQQDWQGWKQELASFPEQLTHLVSNLTPAQLDTPYREGGWTVRQVVHHLADSHHHSYIRFKWALTEDNPVIKPYDEKAWAQLPDVLDAPIELSLEHLRIVHKKLVHLLDCCSQEHLKRSFIHPDGQVKTTLLENTGRYAWHGRHHYTHILNLLTKRGWRNPST from the coding sequence ATGAGTTTAGAAAAAGAACGATACCCCATAGGTAAATTTCAGGTGCCAACTCAAATTTCTCAACAAGACTGGCAGGGATGGAAACAAGAGTTGGCCTCTTTTCCGGAGCAACTGACCCATCTAGTGAGCAACTTAACCCCGGCCCAATTGGATACGCCTTATCGGGAAGGCGGATGGACAGTACGTCAAGTAGTACACCATTTGGCAGATAGTCATCACCACAGTTACATTCGGTTCAAATGGGCGCTAACCGAAGACAATCCAGTGATCAAACCCTATGATGAAAAGGCCTGGGCACAACTTCCGGATGTGCTTGATGCTCCAATTGAACTCTCGCTGGAACATTTGCGTATTGTACATAAGAAATTAGTGCACTTATTGGATTGCTGTAGCCAGGAACACTTGAAAAGAAGTTTCATTCATCCTGACGGACAAGTGAAAACTACACTCTTAGAAAACACAGGACGCTACGCCTGGCATGGGCGTCATCACTATACGCATATTCTCAATCTGCTGACAAAGCGGGGTTGGAGGAATCCTTCCACTTGA